GGTGGCGCAGGTGGCCTCGTTGTTCCCGTGGTCCTGGTGCATGCAGATCGGGATGTGCGGGTACATCTCGGCCAGGGCGTCGATCAGGTGCTTCAGGACGATGTCGTTGGCGTAGGAGCGGGCGCCGCGGCTGGCCTGGATGATGACGGGCGAGTCCGTCGCCTCAGCCGCCTCGAGGATGGCCAGCCCCTGCTCCATATTGTTGATGTTGAAGGCCGGGACGCCGTAGCCGTGCTCGGCGGCGTGGTCGAGGAGCTGTCGCAGGGTGATCCGGGCCATGTGCCGTCTCCGTTAGCGTTGGGTCTGTTTCGTCAGGGCGGCGACGCCGGGCAGGATCTTGCCCTCCATCCACTCCAGGAAGGCGCCGCCGGCGGTCGAGACAAAGGTGAAACCATCGGCGCAGCCGGCGTGGTGCAGGGCCGCGACCGTATCGCCCCCGCCGGCCACCGCGACGAGCTTGCCGGCCTTGACCAGGTCGGCGGCGGCGCGGGCCGCGTCAACCGTGCCGCGGTCGAAGGGCGGCATCTCGAAGACGCCGAGCGGGCCGTTCCAGATCAGGGTCTTCGAATTGCCCATGGCCCGGCGCAGGCGCTCGACCGTCTTGGGACCGGCGTCGAGAATCCGCTCCTCGTCGTCCATGGCGCCCAGCTCGCGCACCCGCGCCGGAGCGCCGGGGGCCAGCTTCTCGGCCACGACGATGTCGATGGGCAGGAAGAGCTTGCAGTTGTGCTGGCCGGCCAGGCGGATGATCTCCCGCGCCGTGTCCGCCAGGTCCTTCTCGCAGTAGGAGGCGCCGACCTCATGCCCCTGGGCGTAGAGGAAGGTGTTGGCCATGCCCCCGCCGATGGCCAGCTTGTCCAGCCGGGTGACGAGGTTCGACAACAGGTCCAACTTGGTCGAGACCTTGGAGCCGCCGACAATGCCCATGACCGGGCGTTCCGGCCGGCCCAGGGCGCGGTCCAGGGCGTTCAGCTCCAGCCGCATCTGCTCGCCGGCGCAGGCGGGCAGGAGGTGGGCCAGGCCCTCGGTGGAAGCGTGCGCCCTGTGGGCGGCCGAGAAGGCGTCGTTGACATAGAGGTCGCCATTGACAGCCAGGGCGCGGGCGAAGGCCGGATCATTGGCCTCCTCGCCCGGATAGAAGCGGACATTCTCCAGGAGGATCACGTCGCCGGGCGCCATGGCGGCGACGGCCGCGGCCACGTCCTTGCCTGCGCAGTCCGGGACGAAGGTCACAGGTCGCCCCAGAACCGCTGACAGGGCCGGGGCGATGGGCGCCAGGCTCATCTCCGGGACCCACTTGCCCTTGGGCCGGTCGAAATGGGCCAGCAGGATCACCTTCGCCCCACCGGCGCGGAGCTT
The sequence above is a segment of the Phenylobacterium parvum genome. Coding sequences within it:
- a CDS encoding phosphoglycerate kinase, producing the protein MAFQTLDDVSLAGVRALVRVDFNVPMADGAVTDDTRLRAAVPTIEKLRAGGAKVILLAHFDRPKGKWVPEMSLAPIAPALSAVLGRPVTFVPDCAGKDVAAAVAAMAPGDVILLENVRFYPGEEANDPAFARALAVNGDLYVNDAFSAAHRAHASTEGLAHLLPACAGEQMRLELNALDRALGRPERPVMGIVGGSKVSTKLDLLSNLVTRLDKLAIGGGMANTFLYAQGHEVGASYCEKDLADTAREIIRLAGQHNCKLFLPIDIVVAEKLAPGAPARVRELGAMDDEERILDAGPKTVERLRRAMGNSKTLIWNGPLGVFEMPPFDRGTVDAARAAADLVKAGKLVAVAGGGDTVAALHHAGCADGFTFVSTAGGAFLEWMEGKILPGVAALTKQTQR